A stretch of Enterobacter cloacae complex sp. ECNIH7 DNA encodes these proteins:
- the urtB gene encoding urea ABC transporter permease subunit UrtB, with protein sequence MNAMRMFIALVWLSGLLPGMAQASDADRFVAASRSQQAELLTQWAEAPDAARLPLLQALQKENLYTDSQKHAFAQRSGQMVSLGDAKSIEGAAKAVRLTNRLRVLAATAIATHQLVSDSVTERRAAARQLQRDTQPGMLAFLEKRVNDETDAMARQALLLAVANLQLSSPQAEVRRKAVELLGQSDDPDVESRLTPFTQAQTEPDAGVRAAAQESLSQIQHRLMWGELLGQAFMGLSLGSVLLLAALGLAITYGLLGVINMAHGEMLMLGAYATWMVQQAMAGLAPQWLALYPVIALPVAFCLTAGIGMVLERTVIRHLYGRPLETLLATWGISLMLIQLVRMTFGAQNLEVANPAWLSGGVQVFANLTLPWNRIVVLGFVLLVLFFTWLILNKTRLGLNVRAVTQNRSMAACCGVPTGRVDMLAFGLGSGIAGLGGVALSQLGNVGPELGQGYIIDSFLVVVLGGVGQLAGSVAAAFGLGIFNKILEPQMGAVLGKIVILVAIVLFIQKRPQGLFALKGRVID encoded by the coding sequence ATGAACGCCATGCGCATGTTCATCGCTCTTGTATGGCTTTCCGGACTGCTGCCAGGGATGGCGCAGGCATCGGATGCCGATCGTTTTGTTGCCGCCAGCCGCAGCCAGCAGGCGGAGTTGCTGACGCAGTGGGCCGAAGCACCGGACGCCGCGAGGCTGCCGCTGCTGCAGGCACTGCAAAAAGAAAATCTCTATACCGACAGTCAAAAGCACGCCTTTGCGCAGCGCAGCGGTCAAATGGTGTCGCTCGGTGACGCTAAGTCGATCGAAGGGGCAGCCAAAGCCGTTCGTTTGACCAACCGGCTGCGCGTGCTGGCCGCCACGGCCATCGCTACGCATCAGCTTGTGAGTGACAGTGTCACCGAAAGGCGGGCGGCAGCTCGTCAGCTTCAGCGGGATACCCAGCCCGGAATGCTCGCTTTTCTGGAAAAGCGGGTAAACGATGAAACGGACGCGATGGCACGTCAGGCGCTATTACTGGCGGTGGCGAATCTCCAGCTCTCCAGCCCGCAGGCAGAGGTGCGCCGCAAGGCCGTCGAGTTATTAGGGCAGTCCGACGATCCGGACGTTGAGTCCAGACTTACCCCGTTTACCCAGGCACAGACAGAGCCGGATGCCGGGGTGCGCGCCGCCGCACAGGAGAGTCTTAGCCAGATCCAGCATCGACTGATGTGGGGCGAGCTGCTGGGCCAGGCGTTTATGGGGCTCTCCCTGGGGTCGGTGCTGCTGCTGGCGGCGCTGGGGCTTGCTATCACCTACGGCCTGCTGGGCGTCATCAATATGGCGCACGGCGAGATGCTGATGCTGGGGGCGTATGCCACCTGGATGGTGCAGCAGGCGATGGCCGGGCTTGCGCCACAGTGGCTGGCGCTCTATCCCGTTATCGCGCTTCCGGTCGCGTTCTGCCTGACGGCGGGCATCGGAATGGTGCTGGAGCGCACCGTGATCCGCCATTTGTACGGTCGCCCGCTGGAAACGCTGCTGGCAACGTGGGGGATCAGCCTGATGCTCATCCAGCTGGTGCGCATGACGTTTGGCGCCCAGAACCTGGAGGTGGCCAACCCGGCATGGCTGTCCGGCGGGGTGCAGGTTTTTGCCAACCTGACGCTGCCGTGGAACCGCATCGTGGTGCTGGGCTTCGTGCTGCTGGTGCTGTTCTTTACCTGGCTCATTCTGAATAAAACCCGTCTGGGGCTGAACGTGCGCGCGGTGACGCAGAACCGCAGCATGGCCGCCTGCTGCGGGGTACCGACAGGTCGCGTCGATATGCTGGCGTTTGGGCTTGGATCAGGGATTGCCGGGTTAGGCGGCGTGGCGCTATCGCAGCTCGGTAACGTCGGGCCGGAGCTGGGTCAGGGCTACATTATTGATTCCTTCCTCGTGGTCGTTCTCGGTGGCGTAGGGCAGCTGGCAGGCAGCGTGGCCGCGGCGTTTGGTCTGGGTATTTTCAATAAAATTCTTGAACCGCAGATGGGGGCGGTCCTGGGCAAGATCGTGATTCTGGTGGCGATCGTGCTGTTTATTCAGAAACGCCCTCAGGGGCTGTTTGCGCTGAAAGGGAGGGTGATTGACTGA
- the urtA gene encoding urea ABC transporter substrate-binding protein, with product MQRRTLLKAFALSASVVAMGMSFGVQAAETIKVGIMHSLSGTMAISETPLKDVALMTIDEINAKGGVLGKKLEPVVVDPASNWPLFAEKARQLLSQDKVAVVFGCWTSVSRKSVLPVFEELNGLLFYPVQYEGEEMSPNVFYTGAAPNQQAIPAVEYLMSEDGGAAKRFFLLGTDYVYPRTTNKILRAFLHSKGVEDKDIEEVYTPFGHSDYQTIVANIKKFSAGGKTAVVSTINGDSNVPFYKELANQGLKATDVPVVAFSVGEEELRGIDTKPLVGNLAAWNYFESVDNPTNQAFVADYKAYAKAHKLPNADTVVTNDPMEATYVGIHMWAQAVEKAGTTDVDKVRAAMAGQSFKAPSGFTLTMDATNHHLHKPVMIGEIEGNGQFNVVWQTEQPVRAQPWSPFIAGNDKKPDQPMNTASN from the coding sequence ATGCAGCGTCGTACCTTATTAAAAGCCTTTGCGTTATCCGCGTCCGTCGTGGCGATGGGAATGAGTTTTGGCGTGCAGGCGGCCGAGACCATCAAAGTGGGGATCATGCATTCTCTTTCCGGCACCATGGCCATCTCCGAAACGCCGCTGAAAGACGTCGCGCTGATGACCATCGACGAGATCAACGCGAAAGGCGGCGTGCTGGGTAAAAAACTGGAGCCGGTGGTGGTGGATCCCGCCTCAAACTGGCCGCTGTTTGCCGAGAAGGCGCGCCAGCTGTTAAGTCAGGATAAAGTGGCTGTGGTATTCGGCTGCTGGACGTCGGTATCGCGCAAGTCCGTGCTGCCGGTCTTCGAGGAGCTGAACGGTCTGCTGTTCTATCCGGTGCAGTATGAAGGCGAAGAGATGTCGCCAAACGTCTTCTATACCGGCGCGGCGCCGAACCAGCAGGCCATCCCGGCGGTGGAATACCTGATGAGTGAAGACGGCGGCGCGGCGAAGCGCTTCTTCCTGCTGGGCACGGACTATGTTTACCCGCGCACCACCAACAAGATCCTGCGCGCGTTCCTGCATTCGAAAGGGGTGGAGGATAAGGACATCGAGGAGGTTTACACCCCGTTTGGTCACAGCGACTACCAGACCATCGTCGCCAACATCAAGAAATTCTCTGCGGGGGGTAAAACCGCCGTGGTGTCGACCATCAACGGCGATTCCAACGTTCCGTTCTACAAAGAGCTGGCTAACCAGGGTCTGAAGGCGACCGACGTGCCGGTGGTGGCGTTCTCCGTGGGAGAAGAAGAGCTGCGCGGGATCGACACCAAACCGCTGGTCGGCAACCTCGCGGCGTGGAACTACTTTGAATCCGTGGATAACCCGACCAACCAGGCCTTCGTGGCGGATTACAAAGCCTATGCCAAAGCGCACAAGCTGCCGAATGCCGATACCGTGGTGACCAACGACCCGATGGAAGCTACCTACGTGGGGATCCATATGTGGGCGCAGGCGGTGGAAAAAGCGGGTACTACCGACGTGGATAAAGTGCGTGCGGCGATGGCCGGCCAGTCCTTTAAGGCGCCGTCAGGCTTCACGCTCACCATGGATGCCACCAACCACCATCTGCATAAGCCGGTCATGATCGGCGAAATCGAAGGCAACGGTCAGTTCAACGTGGTGTGGCAGACGGAACAGCCGGTGCGCGCCCAGCCGTGGAGCCCGTTCATCGCCGGAAACGATAAAAAGCCCGACCAGCCGATGAATACCGCCAGCAACTAA
- the ftrA gene encoding transcriptional regulator FtrA translates to MPENSKKMTNLRQIARPQVVVLAYDGLCTFEFGVAVEIFGLPRPELGDEWYRFAVASVDYGELRATGGIRIVTDGDLSLLASADLIVVPGWRGIDSPVPDALCVALRQASARGCQLLSICSGVFVLAATGLLNGRKATTHWRYIDALKVRYPDIDVVEDVLYQDEGDILTSAGSAAGIDLCLHVVRRDYGMETANSVARRLVIPPHRDGSQPQQLSRPVAQLRESQRLGQLFDFLHTHLIEAHSVDSLARRVGMSQRTFLRRFEAATGTTPARWLINERLLRAKDYLESSRLSIDSIAEQTGFGQASTLRHHFRQQFALSPAQYRKQFSRPGTAR, encoded by the coding sequence ATGCCAGAAAACAGCAAAAAGATGACAAACTTAAGACAAATTGCCCGCCCGCAGGTGGTGGTGCTGGCGTATGACGGTCTGTGTACCTTTGAGTTTGGCGTGGCGGTGGAGATCTTCGGCCTGCCGCGTCCCGAGCTGGGCGACGAGTGGTATCGTTTTGCGGTGGCGAGCGTGGACTACGGTGAACTTCGGGCAACAGGCGGGATCCGCATCGTTACCGATGGTGATTTAAGCCTGCTTGCGTCTGCGGACCTGATTGTGGTTCCCGGCTGGCGGGGGATAGATTCACCGGTTCCGGACGCGCTCTGCGTGGCACTACGCCAGGCCAGCGCGCGAGGATGCCAGCTGCTCTCCATCTGCTCGGGAGTGTTTGTGCTGGCCGCAACGGGGCTATTGAACGGCCGCAAAGCGACGACGCACTGGCGCTACATTGACGCGCTGAAAGTCCGCTACCCTGACATCGACGTGGTTGAGGATGTACTCTACCAGGATGAAGGCGATATTCTGACGTCCGCTGGCAGCGCGGCGGGAATCGATCTCTGTCTGCACGTTGTGCGGCGGGATTATGGCATGGAAACAGCAAACAGCGTGGCGCGTCGGCTGGTCATTCCCCCTCACCGGGATGGTTCACAGCCACAGCAGCTGAGCCGTCCGGTAGCCCAGCTGCGGGAAAGCCAGCGTCTCGGCCAGCTGTTTGATTTTCTGCACACGCATCTTATAGAGGCGCACAGCGTCGACTCCCTCGCGCGTCGGGTCGGAATGAGCCAGCGCACCTTCCTTCGTCGCTTCGAGGCGGCAACGGGGACGACGCCCGCACGCTGGTTAATCAATGAGCGCCTGCTGAGAGCAAAAGATTATCTGGAAAGCAGCCGGTTAAGCATCGACAGCATCGCTGAACAGACCGGGTTTGGTCAGGCGTCGACACTGCGTCATCATTTTCGCCAGCAGTTCGCGCTTTCCCCGGCTCAGTATCGCAAACAATTTTCACGTCCGGGTACTGCACGCTAA
- a CDS encoding DUF2554 family protein: MIKKGLSFVMLICALFSGQLMAGHKGHEYLWVKNVGHQLRHEADSDELRSAAEESAEVLREHHLWQKSRKPDTHVR; the protein is encoded by the coding sequence ATGATTAAAAAAGGGTTATCTTTCGTCATGCTTATTTGTGCGCTGTTTTCAGGCCAGCTTATGGCCGGACACAAAGGACACGAATATTTATGGGTCAAGAATGTAGGGCATCAGCTTCGTCATGAAGCCGACAGCGATGAGTTGCGAAGCGCTGCAGAAGAGTCGGCGGAGGTTTTGCGCGAACACCACCTGTGGCAGAAGTCGCGCAAACCGGACACGCACGTTCGGTAA
- the urtC gene encoding urea ABC transporter permease subunit UrtC — protein MSQPLTLTLARKAPRTTQLAGSLLVVCLLILPFFALLPATHPLALSTWMLTLIGKILCYAIVAVALDLVWGYAGMLSLGHGIFFALGGYAMGMYLMRQAAGEGLPAFMSFLSWSELPWFWWGTQHFAWALVLIVMVPGLLALVFGWFAFRSKIKGVYFSIMTQALTYAGMLLFFRNETGFGGNNGFTGFTTLLGFSVTETTTRIALFLATVLLLILALGTGFALAKSKFGRILTAVRDAENRLTFCGYDPRGFKLLVWTLSAVLCGLAGALYVPQVGIINPGEMSPTNSIEAAIWVALGGRGTLVGPVIGAALVNGAKSFFTVAMPEYWQLFLGLIFIAVTLFLPRGVYGLFRKGEK, from the coding sequence ATGAGCCAGCCGCTGACCTTAACGCTGGCGCGCAAAGCGCCGCGCACAACGCAACTTGCAGGCAGCCTGCTGGTGGTGTGTCTGCTGATATTACCGTTTTTCGCCTTACTGCCTGCGACGCATCCGCTGGCGCTGTCGACCTGGATGCTGACGCTGATTGGCAAGATCCTCTGCTATGCCATCGTTGCGGTGGCGCTGGATCTGGTGTGGGGCTACGCCGGGATGCTCTCTCTTGGGCACGGTATCTTCTTCGCCCTGGGCGGCTACGCGATGGGCATGTACCTGATGCGCCAGGCCGCGGGTGAAGGTCTTCCCGCGTTTATGTCGTTTCTCTCCTGGAGCGAACTGCCGTGGTTCTGGTGGGGAACCCAGCATTTTGCCTGGGCGCTGGTGCTGATTGTGATGGTACCTGGCCTGCTGGCGCTGGTGTTCGGCTGGTTCGCCTTCCGCTCAAAGATCAAAGGGGTCTATTTCTCGATTATGACCCAGGCGCTGACCTATGCCGGGATGCTGCTGTTCTTTCGCAACGAAACCGGTTTTGGCGGCAATAACGGCTTTACCGGCTTCACCACGCTGCTCGGGTTTTCGGTGACGGAAACGACCACCCGTATCGCGCTGTTTCTGGCGACCGTGCTGTTGCTGATTCTGGCGTTGGGCACCGGATTTGCCCTGGCGAAGAGCAAGTTTGGGCGCATCCTGACCGCCGTTCGCGACGCCGAAAACCGCCTGACGTTTTGCGGCTACGATCCGCGCGGGTTCAAGCTGCTGGTATGGACGCTTTCTGCCGTGCTGTGCGGCCTGGCGGGGGCGCTGTATGTCCCGCAGGTGGGCATTATCAACCCTGGCGAAATGTCGCCGACCAACTCGATTGAAGCCGCGATCTGGGTGGCGCTGGGCGGGCGCGGCACGCTGGTCGGGCCGGTGATTGGCGCGGCGCTGGTAAACGGCGCCAAGAGCTTCTTCACCGTCGCGATGCCGGAATACTGGCAGCTGTTCCTGGGGCTGATTTTCATCGCCGTCACGCTGTTTTTACCGCGCGGCGTCTACGGTCTGTTTCGAAAGGGAGAGAAATAA
- a CDS encoding rhodanese-like domain-containing protein produces the protein MSYVTEFPAAEPQEAVTHFLRRLSVETDCADVHHAIANNEQDFVLLHVVGSPEQFARRHVPGALHLPRSQMTAERMAEWPEGTLFVVYCAGPHCNGADRAALKLARLGLPVKIMLGGITGWEDENFAFASSETAVAL, from the coding sequence ATGAGCTATGTTACTGAATTTCCGGCCGCCGAGCCGCAGGAAGCCGTTACCCATTTTCTGCGCCGCCTGAGCGTTGAAACCGACTGCGCGGATGTGCACCATGCCATCGCCAATAATGAGCAGGACTTCGTGCTGCTGCACGTAGTGGGGAGCCCGGAGCAGTTTGCCCGCCGTCACGTACCTGGCGCATTGCACCTGCCGCGGAGCCAGATGACCGCCGAGCGCATGGCCGAATGGCCTGAAGGCACGCTGTTCGTCGTTTACTGCGCAGGGCCGCACTGTAACGGCGCGGACAGAGCCGCGCTCAAGCTTGCGCGCCTCGGGCTGCCGGTCAAAATCATGCTCGGGGGGATCACCGGATGGGAGGATGAAAACTTCGCCTTTGCCAGCAGCGAAACTGCCGTCGCGCTGTGA
- a CDS encoding cobalamin-independent methionine synthase II family protein, producing the protein MQRQHAPYRADVVGSFLRPDAIKQARLKFASGEIDAGQLRAVEDDAIRHVVEQQCACGLHVVTDGEFRRAWWHFDFFDGLQGVERYDSQQGIQFNGVQTKAHGVRVTGKLGFGDHPMLEDFRYLKSISGNAQPKMTIPSPSVLHFRGGRKDIDATVYPDLNDYFDDLATTWRDAIRAFYDAGCRYLQLDDTVWAYLCSDDQRCQIRERGDDADELARIYARVLNKALEGKPEDLTIGLHVCRGNFRSTWISEGGYEPVAEVLFGTVNVDAFFLEYDNDRSGDFAPLRFIRPGKQQVVLGLITTKNGELENPEGIKARLEEAAKYVAKEQICLSPQCGFASTEEGNSLSESQQWDKVRLVTQIASEVW; encoded by the coding sequence ATGCAACGACAGCACGCCCCGTACCGCGCCGATGTAGTCGGCAGTTTTTTACGCCCGGATGCCATCAAACAGGCTCGCCTGAAGTTCGCCAGCGGCGAAATTGACGCCGGACAGCTTCGCGCGGTAGAGGATGATGCCATCCGCCACGTCGTTGAGCAGCAGTGTGCGTGCGGCCTGCATGTGGTCACCGACGGTGAATTTCGTCGTGCCTGGTGGCACTTCGACTTCTTCGACGGTCTGCAGGGTGTTGAGCGTTACGATTCGCAGCAGGGCATTCAGTTCAACGGGGTACAAACCAAAGCCCACGGCGTGCGCGTCACCGGCAAGCTGGGCTTTGGCGACCATCCGATGCTTGAAGATTTCCGCTACCTGAAAAGCATCAGCGGCAATGCTCAGCCGAAGATGACCATTCCCAGCCCAAGCGTGCTCCATTTCCGCGGCGGGCGCAAAGACATCGATGCGACGGTGTACCCGGATCTAAATGACTATTTCGACGATCTGGCGACCACCTGGCGCGACGCCATCCGCGCATTTTACGACGCGGGCTGCCGTTACCTGCAGCTGGACGACACCGTCTGGGCCTATCTGTGTTCGGACGACCAGCGCTGTCAGATCCGCGAGCGCGGCGATGATGCCGATGAGCTGGCACGCATCTATGCCCGCGTCCTGAACAAGGCGCTGGAAGGCAAGCCGGAAGATCTGACCATCGGCCTGCACGTATGCCGCGGTAACTTCCGTTCAACCTGGATTTCCGAAGGCGGCTATGAGCCCGTGGCGGAAGTGCTGTTCGGGACGGTCAACGTTGACGCGTTCTTCCTTGAATACGATAACGACCGCAGCGGGGATTTCGCGCCATTGCGCTTCATTCGCCCGGGCAAGCAGCAGGTGGTGCTCGGCCTTATCACCACGAAAAACGGTGAGCTGGAGAACCCGGAGGGGATTAAAGCCCGTCTGGAAGAGGCGGCGAAATACGTGGCAAAAGAGCAAATATGCCTCAGCCCGCAGTGCGGCTTTGCCTCTACCGAAGAGGGCAACAGCCTGAGTGAATCCCAGCAGTGGGACAAAGTCCGTCTGGTCACGCAGATCGCCAGCGAAGTCTGGTAA